In the Mycoplasmoides gallisepticum genome, one interval contains:
- the mnmE gene encoding tRNA uridine-5-carboxymethylaminomethyl(34) synthesis GTPase MnmE, producing the protein MKKYETIYALATAPYNSAIHVIRLSGPDAFEIINKICDKQITKEGYRIQNARIVDNDQIIDDVLLMKFVAPKSFTGEDSIEINCHGGLFVINKIMALLNKHGAHLARRGEFSKRSYINKKIDLNQATAIHDLIFAKNNLSHSASIKALSGEFSKDIKNIQQEIFRLIGLVEIAIDYPEYEDEKKELTEEFKNLTNIRQKLQRIVNKSLKLKQISEGIKIAIVGEPNAGKSSLLNALLNEQKAIVTNIPGTTRDTVEGQIVLNDELIINLIDTAGIRKSSDQIEQIGINKSFKTIDKSDLVIYLIDLNKYQNYDKTNIYKYLINKKKQFVLVGNKVDEVDPTLNTGEIQIKISAKNNDISDLIKYLEETSLAIFNDENKQDSIFQEEWQINLLQTALYNINLILNDPNQYHDLVIQHLNEANNSLLKVLSEYEDYNLIDEIFKNFCLGK; encoded by the coding sequence ATGAAAAAATACGAAACCATTTATGCTTTAGCAACAGCCCCGTATAATAGTGCGATTCATGTGATTAGATTATCTGGCCCTGATGCTTTTGAGATCATTAATAAAATTTGTGACAAACAAATAACTAAAGAAGGTTATCGAATTCAGAATGCAAGAATAGTAGATAATGATCAGATAATCGATGATGTCTTATTAATGAAGTTTGTGGCACCAAAAAGCTTTACTGGTGAAGATTCTATTGAAATTAATTGTCACGGTGGGCTTTTTGTTATTAATAAGATAATGGCCTTATTAAACAAGCACGGAGCACATTTAGCTCGAAGAGGGGAGTTTTCTAAACGAAGTTATATAAACAAAAAGATTGATCTTAATCAAGCTACCGCAATTCATGATCTAATTTTTGCAAAAAATAACTTAAGTCATTCTGCTAGTATTAAAGCTTTAAGTGGTGAGTTTTCTAAGGACATCAAAAATATTCAACAAGAAATTTTTAGACTTATTGGTTTAGTAGAAATTGCTATTGATTATCCTGAGTACGAAGACGAGAAAAAAGAACTTACTGAAGAATTTAAAAATTTAACAAATATACGGCAAAAACTGCAAAGAATTGTTAATAAATCGTTAAAATTAAAACAAATTTCTGAAGGAATAAAGATTGCTATCGTTGGCGAACCTAATGCAGGAAAATCTTCATTATTAAATGCATTATTAAACGAACAAAAAGCAATTGTTACCAATATCCCAGGAACCACAAGAGATACAGTAGAAGGTCAGATTGTTTTAAACGATGAATTAATAATTAATCTTATTGACACCGCTGGAATTAGAAAAAGTAGTGATCAAATTGAACAAATCGGAATAAACAAAAGTTTTAAAACAATAGATAAATCAGATTTAGTAATCTACCTTATCGATTTAAATAAATATCAAAATTACGACAAAACTAACATTTACAAATATTTAATTAATAAGAAAAAACAGTTTGTTTTAGTTGGCAACAAAGTAGATGAAGTAGACCCCACTTTAAACACTGGTGAGATTCAAATTAAGATCAGTGCTAAAAATAACGATATTAGTGACTTAATTAAATATTTAGAGGAAACTAGTTTAGCAATTTTTAATGACGAAAATAAACAAGATAGTATCTTTCAAGAAGAATGACAAATCAACTTATTACAAACAGCTCTGTACAATATTAATTTAATATTAAACGACCCTAACCAATATCATGATCTTGTTATTCAACACTTAAATGAAGCTAATAATTCACTATTAAAAGTATTATCTGAATACGAAGACTACAATCTGATCGATGAGATCTTTAAAAACTTTTGTCTAGGTAAATAA
- a CDS encoding DNA polymerase III subunit delta', with protein sequence MFENKGCYLKKYLEEYLINIVCTEANKPCKKCVWCSKIINNGYYDLIHVYPHNKVIRKQEIIDIQNKFNNTALESRGIKIYIIHQIEKANKESLNSLLKFLGEPKDNTIGILTTRKPYGVLDTIVSRCVRYSTNSYEEKVEFKNKYKPKELELIKIMFYSYDDILQYESTKDIFKLLELIHLLELNNKKFDQIIKIRDLFEKIDYYEISLVLNYLIFTGDFKRKSKLIPILNNLNLNLSKNAILISIID encoded by the coding sequence TTGTTTGAAAATAAAGGATGTTATTTAAAGAAATATTTAGAGGAATATTTAATTAATATTGTTTGCACAGAAGCAAACAAACCATGCAAAAAATGCGTATGATGTTCAAAAATCATTAATAATGGTTATTATGATTTAATTCATGTTTATCCGCATAATAAAGTTATAAGAAAACAAGAAATAATTGATATTCAAAATAAGTTTAATAATACTGCACTTGAAAGCAGAGGAATTAAGATCTATATAATTCACCAGATTGAAAAAGCCAATAAAGAATCATTAAACTCTTTATTAAAATTCCTAGGAGAACCAAAAGATAATACGATTGGTATCTTAACTACAAGAAAACCTTATGGCGTTTTAGATACAATTGTCAGTAGATGTGTGCGGTATTCAACAAACTCTTACGAAGAAAAAGTTGAGTTTAAAAATAAATACAAACCCAAAGAATTAGAGCTAATCAAAATTATGTTTTATAGTTATGATGATATCTTACAGTATGAAAGCACTAAAGATATTTTTAAACTATTAGAATTAATTCATCTTTTAGAATTAAATAATAAGAAATTTGACCAGATAATTAAGATTAGAGATCTTTTTGAAAAAATAGATTATTACGAAATAAGTTTAGTTCTAAATTATCTTATTTTTACCGGCGATTTTAAAAGAAAAAGTAAATTAATACCTATTTTAAACAACCTAAATTTAAACTTATCAAAAAACGCTATTTTAATAAGTATTATTGATTAA